A segment of the Numida meleagris isolate 19003 breed g44 Domestic line chromosome 21, NumMel1.0, whole genome shotgun sequence genome:
TGCCAATTCACTTCAGTAGGAGGCACTGCCCTGGTCCCCCCGCACCGCGTCGTTGAGTGCCTGTACACGTAAAGAGCACGAGAGCCCCGCACCCGAGGCCGAACCGACGCTTCTCCCAGCTCTGGACTCCCGAGCACACACTGAGAACCTCCCTGGTGTTCCCACAGCCTCTCCTCCCCATGCCCAACCATACAAGTGCTTGGCCGTAACccaagggaagaagaaaaagcagcgATGCTGgtttgctctgcagcctggaaaagtctggtggcttttttttttgttttggggggggagagggggtCATTTAGGCAGAGCGtagggctgctgcaggcaggagacCGGGAGGATGAAATGCGTTTGGGGTGTGCCAAGCAACTTCTAAAAGGAAAAGTCAAACAATTGCAAAAACACGACCCCAGCAGGAACATTCTCCCTCAAccctgagctccagcactgggGTTTTGCAGCCTGAGAGCACGTTTGCTGTGTCTGCTGTCCTCGCACTCTAGCACCGGCGTTAGAGTGCTAGATCGTTAGATGTAGAGATCAGAGAAAGGCTgaagttggaggggaccttaaagactgCCTGGTTCCAAGCCCTGCCCTCAGCCTGCCCACAGCCccgggcacctccagggatggggcagccccagatctgggcagcagtgccagaacctcactgccctctgagtaaagaatctCCTCCtgatgtctaatctaaatctcccctcttccagctcaaagccattcccccttgtcctgccGCCACcaggccatgtaaaaagtcactcttcCTCCTGTTGCTGAGCTCCATTGAAGTGTTGGAGGGCTACAcgaggtctccccgcagcctcctctcccccagGCCAACCCCCATctgctctctgcctttcttcccaGGGGCCACCCACACCTCTTCCTGCTGGGACACCCAAACACCCccattttccctctctgctttttctcctctcccacGCACggacacagccctcagcagcctcaggccccaccacctctctggtgGCTTTTTGGCTCCCATTTccagggctgtggctgcagcgGAGCCATCCCAGCCAAGCGCCGGGCTTGGAGTGGAGGATGAGGCGAAGAAAAGGCTTTGGGGCACCATCACAGCACTGGAGGACACCTGAAGGCCCCGCTGCAGCCATGGCGGTTGGCGGCCttggggctgggctggaggcCGGTGCCCGACCGTCAGTGCTGGGAACGCTGTGTAACGCCTGCCTGTACATAAATAAACCCCGTGTTCGGCCCCAGCGTGCTGAGTCCACGGAGGGGTGAGGTGGggtgggtggggagggggcatGGCTGTATGTGATGGTACTGAGGGAACCCCAGCCTCGCAGCGGGCTTGGCCCCGAGCCCTGCTCTCTTCTGAAGGCCGAGAGGGGCTGCCCGAACCGGGGTACAGCGCCGTTCACCCCCCCGGACCGTTTTNGCACCATATTACACCAcactgtgccatgctgtgccacaTTGTGCCATATTGTGCCATATTGCACTATGTTGCGCTGTGCTGTACCATACTGCACCGCATTGGTGCCACATTGTGCCATGTTGTGCCATATTGCACTGTGTTGCGCCATGTTGTGCCATATTGCACCATATTGTGCCATACTGCACTATGTtgcgctgtgctgtgccatACTGCACCACACTGGTGCCACATTCTGCCATGTTGTGCCATATTACACCACATTGTGCCTTGTTGTGCCATATTACACCACATTGTGCCATGTTGTGCCACATTGTGCCATGTTCTGCCATATTGGACTGCGTTGTGCCATGTTGTGCCATATTGCACCACACTGTGCCACACTGTGCCGTGTTGTGCCATGATGTGCCATATTACACCACATTGTGCCATATTGCACTGTGTTGTGGCATGTTGTGCCATCTTACACCACATTGAGCCATGTTGTGCCATATTACACTACATTGNNNNNNNNNNNNNNNNNNNNNNNNNNNNNNNNNNNNNNNNNNNNNNNNNNNNNNNNNNNNNNNNNNNNNNNNNNNNNNNNNNNNNNNNNNNNNNNNNNNNNNNNNNNNNNNNNNNNNNNNNNNNNNNNNNNNNNNNNNNNNNNNNNNNNNNNNNNNNNNNNNNNNNNNNNNNNNNNNNNNNNNNNNNNNNNNNNNNNNNNNNNNNNNNNNNNNNNNNNNNNNNNNNNNNNNNNNNNNNNNNNNNNNNNNNNNNNNNNNNNNNNNNNNNNNNNNNNNNNNNNNNNNNNNNNNNNNNNNNNNNNNNNNNNNNNNNNNNNNNNNNNNNNNNNNNNNNNNNNNNNNNNNNNNNNNNNNNNNNNNNNNNNNNNNNNNNNNNNNNNNNNNNNNNNNNNNNNNNNNNNNNNNNNNNNNNNNNNNNNNNNNNNNNNNNNNNNNNNNNNNNNNNNNNNNNNNNNNNNNNNNNNNNNNNNNNNNNNNNNNNNNNNNNNNNNNNNNNNNNNNNNNNNNNNNNNNNNNNNNNNNNNNNNNNNNNNNNNNNNNNNNNNNNNNNNNNNNNNNNNNNNNNNNNNNNNNNNNNNNNNNNNNNNNNNNNNNNNNNNNNNNNNNNNNNNNNNNNNNNNNNNNNNNNNNNNNNNNNNNNNNNNNNNNNNNNNNNNNNNNNNNNNNNNNNNNNNNNNNNNNNNNNNNNNNNNNNNNNNNNNNNNNNNNNNNNNNNNNNNNNNNNNNNNNNNNNNNNNNNNNNNNNNNNNNNNNNNNNNNNNNNNNNNNNNNNNNNNNNNNNNNNNNNNNNNNNNNNNNNNNNNNNNNNNNNNNNNNNNNNNNNNNNNNNNNNNNNNNNNNNNNNNNNNNNNNNNNNNNNNNNNNNNNNNNNNNNNNNNNNNNNNNNNNNNNNNNNNNNNNNNNNNNNNNNNNNNNNNNNNNNNNNNNNNNNNNNNNNNNNNNNNNNNNNNNNNNNNNNNNNNNNNNNNNNNNNNNNNNNNNNNNNNNNNNNNNNNNNNNNNNNNNNNNNNNNNNNNNNNNNNNNNNNNNNNNNNNNNNNNNNNNNNNNNNNNNNNNNNNNNNNNNNNNNNNNNNNNNNNNNNNNNNNNNNNNNNNNNNNNNNNNNNNNNNNNNNNNNNNNNNNNNNNNNNNNNNNNNNNNNNNNNNNNNNNNNNNNNNNNNNNNNNNNNNNNNNNNNNNNNNNNNNNNNNNNNNNNNNNNNNNNNNNNNNNNNNNNNNNNNNNNNNNNNNNNNNNNNNNNNNNNNNNNNNNNNNNNNNNNNNNNNNNNNNNNNNNNNNNNNNNNNNNNNNNNNNNNNNNNNNNNNNNNNNNNNNNNNNNNNNNNNNNNNNNNNNNNNNNNNNNNNNNNNNNNNNNNNNNNNNNNNNNNNNNNNNNNNNNNNNNNNNNNNNNNNNNNNNNNNNNNNNNNNNNNNNNNNNNNNNNNNNNNNNNNNNNNNNNNNNNNNNNNNNNNNNNNNNNNNNNNNNNNNNNNNNNNNNNNNNNNNNNNNNNNNNNNNNNNNNNNNNNNNNNNNNNNNNNNNNNNNNNNNNNNNNNNNNNNNNNNNNNNNNNNNNNNNNNNNNNNNNNNNNNNNNNNNNNNNNNNNNNNNNNNNNNNNNNNNNNNNNNNNNNNNNNNNNNNNNNNNNNNNNNNNNNNNNNNNNNNNNNNNNNNNNNNNNNNNNNNNNNNNNNNNNNNNNNNNNNNNNNNNNNNNNNNNNNNNNNNNNNNNNNNNNNNNNNNNNNNNNNNNNNNNNNNNNNNNNNNNNNNNNNNNNNNNNNNNNNNNNNNNNNNNNNNNNNNNNNNNNNNNNNNNNNNNNNNNNNNNNNNNNNNNNNNNNNNNNNNNNNNNNNNNNNNNNNNNNNNNNNNNNNNNNNNNNNNNNNNNNNNNNNNNNNNNNNNNNNNNNNNNNNNNNNNNNNNNNNNNNNNNNNNNNNNNNNNNNNNNNNNNNNNNNNNNNNNNNNNNNNNNNNNNNNNNNNNNNNNNNNNNNNNNNNNNNNNNNNNNNNNNNNNNNNNNNNNNNNNNNNNNNNNNNNNNNNNNNNNNNNNNNNNNNNNNNNNNNNNNNNNNNNNNNNNNNNNNNNNNNNNNNNNNNNNNNNNNNNNNNNNNNNNNNNNNNNNNNNNNNNNNNNNNNNNNNNNNNNNNNNNNNNNNNNNNNNNNNNNNNNNNNNNNNNNNNNNNNNNNNNNNNNNNNNNNNNNNNNNNNNNNNNNNNNNNNNNNNNNNNNNNNNNNNNNNNNNNNNNNNNNNNNNNNNNNNNNNNNNNNNNNNNNNNNNNNNNNNNNNNNNNNNNNNNNNNNNNNNNNNNNNNNNNNNNNNNNNNNNNNNNNNNNNNNNNNNNNNNNNNNNNNNNNNNNNNNNNNNNNNNNNNNNNNNNNNNNNNNNNNNNNNNNNNNNNNNNNNNNNNNNNNNNNNNNNNNNNNNNNNNNNNNNNNNNNNNNNNNNNNNNNNNNNNNNNNNNNNNNNNNNNNNNNNNNNNNNNNNNNNNNNNNNNNNNNNNNNNNNNNNNNNNNNNNNNNNNNNNNNNNNNNNNNNNNNNNNNNNNNNNNNNNNNNNNNNNNNNNNNNNNNNNNNNNNNNNNNNNNNNNNNNNNNNNNNNNNNNNNNNNNNNNNNNCGGTCCCGCTCACCGCCGCGGCGCGGTGAGGGAACGGGAGGGGACCGGGGCGGGACGAGGGGAGGGGGTGGGTGGCAGATTGTGGGGTTGGGGGCCCGGTTCCGGGGGTGGGCGCCTGCGAGTGGCCAGGACCAGGGGCGGAGGTCTCGGGAAGGCCACGGGGCCCGGGGATGTCCCCGAGGCCTTCCCCGATGGACGAGGCCGTGAGGGGGCAGCGgggccctgctcctcctcctcctcccgttctcctcctcccctcttcCGCCGCTAACCGCGCGCTGTCCGTCTCCTGCCCCGCTTCCCGCAGACCGCCGGCGCTCGCGATCCACTTCGCGGGACCGGGAGAGGAGGCGGAGGGAGCGGACGCGGTCCCGGGACAGGGACAGGAGGAGGACCCGTTCCCGTTCCCCGCACCGGAGGCGATCCAGGTGAGGCTCTCGGTGCCGGCAGGACCTCCTGCCGCTCCCTTAGCTCCACATAACAGCCAGCCCGCTGCGCTGCGGTTCCCGCGAGGCTGAAGCCTGTGTGCTCGCCGTGCCAGGTCCCCCCGGAGGCACcgctccagctcctcctcccctctgcgGCTGAAGGAGAGGCGAGATGAGGAGAAGAAGGAGAGCAAGGACACCAAAGGCAAAGAGCGGCAGATCACGGGTGAGGCACCGCCCCGGTGCTTTTCTTGTCTTAATTCGTGCTGGAGTTATTGGTGTTGTGACTTGGGCTCCTTGGGACTtattaaagtgttttttaagTGAATGCCACTGGTTGTGTTAGGTGAACCCTTCTGTTTCATTGCCTTTTCAGAGGAAGATTTGCAAGgcaagacagaagaggaaatcgagatgatgaagatgatggGGTTTGCCTCTTTTGACACAACGAAAGTGAGCATTCAggggccggggctggggctggctttCCTcaccctgcagggctgtgaCACGCAGCGCTTGGACGTCTCTTCACCCAAACTGTGCAGCACAACAGGGGTTGTCACCCTGATGATTGTACACCCAAACGCATTCCCCTCCTTCCAGGGCACCCAGATGGTGTGGGGGTTCTGCGTCACGGCCCggagctgtggcactgctgAATTCTCTGTTCTGTTCGGTGTCCTGGGCGGGTGGGCAGGCTCCCggtgctgctcacagctctggaccaatttttctccttttgcaggGGAAGAAAGTGGACGGCGCTGCAAACGCGTATGCCATCAATGTGTCCCAGAAGAGGAAATACAGGTTTGTGCTGTGGCGATTGCGCGGAATTCACTTGCTTTCTTGTGATAACTTTGCTGGGGAGGGAAGGCAATTTGGAGGAAACTGAATgtctgagctgctgcctgtgggcaTAGCGAGGCGGTGATctggtttcttttcctctccctgcaggcagtACATGAACAGAAAAGGAGGATTCAACAGACCGCTGGATTTCATCGCTTGATGCTGCAGGGAGCGGCTTCGCTCCTGCTGGGGGCAGCGCTGCCTTCCTCACGTCCTGGTGGCTCAGAGATGGCGGGGGTCTCCGTCTGCAAAGTGAATTTGGGGTGATTGGTAGCAAGGCCAGGTGCACTCGCTCTGCCCTGCACCAAGGGAGGGTGAAGTGAAGCTCACTGCAGAACAAACCCAGCTCGGTTTGTTCCCTGCTGgttgtatttttcctgttgtgttgttgttttgtttttttttttaaatatctcgATGTTGTCTAATTAAAAcctgtatatatttttccagtttgttcccccccccctttaTCTGTGATAACATTGCTCAGGAATAAAGTCAGCGAGAGGAGGCTGCTGGAAACCACCCGGCAGCTATAGGCCCAAGTCAGCATTTGGGTTTTGAGCCGAAAAAcctcagtttgctttttctttgtgtgttcaCCGGGTAACCCCACGCTTGGGGAGGGTTTCccagtgcagagctctgctctgcgtGCTCCTCGGGGGAGGATTTTGCACAGCCCCAGGAGGTGGCAGCACGGCCCCAGGAGCCCGAAGCAACACCCTGCATCCAAAAGTGCTTTCATTCCCAGCCAGGGCCAGCAGAGATAAGTTACAGCAACACATTAAGAAGAGGATGTGCGTATCCAGCCTAGGGCTGGAGCCTTTGCTGTGACagcttttgggtttttttttttcctattttttttgaaggtttGGCTTGCCACAGCCGAACCTCGTCATGAATTTGACAGCCCTGCGTCTCCGTGCTTGCTGACAGTGACACACCCGTGCTGTCAGGGTGACGGTGACGGTGACATGCCCGGGCGTTTTGGTGCCATGTCATCGCTGCGGCACGCCTCGTCCCGCCTGGCGCCCCGCGATAAGGCCCCGCCACCCGCCAGGGATTCCCAGCCCCCGTcgctttgtttgctttcactCTGTGCTAATTAAAGCCCAGCTCAGCCGTGCTTTGTCTGCGGGTTCAAAAATGAGGAATTAaaccccattttttttttggtcacgTAGGGCGATGGGTGCTATCGGGAAGCTTGCAGCCAGCTGGGGTCTGCTCGCCCCCAGTCCCACCCACCAAGATCCTCATGGCAGGGGTCTTGGATTTCCCccaaaccacttttttttttttttgggggggggaggggggaggaggaggggggcaGAGAGGAAGTGTTGCTCCTCACACCGTGCCCCCTTTttgcccccccacccccacccagGTTTATCTGGTTTCCGTGCTGTGGCCGGGGTGGGTGAGTCaccccagggcagggctgggtttCGGGGTGTGGGGAGGAAGCGGTGCCGAgatgccccccccccccacaccaACAACCCCATCCCATTGGGGCAAAAGCACTGCTTTGCTGGGGGGGTGGAATTCCCTGCTGTGGGGAATGCAGTCATGC
Coding sequences within it:
- the SNRNP27 gene encoding U4/U6.U5 small nuclear ribonucleoprotein 27 kDa protein → SRSPPRRDRRRSRSTSRDRERRRRERTRSRDRDRRRTRSRSPHRRRSRSPRRHRSSSSSPLRLKERRDEEKKESKDTKGKERQITEEDLQGKTEEEIEMMKMMGFASFDTTKGKKVDGAANAYAINVSQKRKYRQYMNRKGGFNRPLDFIA